The following coding sequences are from one Diospyros lotus cultivar Yz01 chromosome 7, ASM1463336v1, whole genome shotgun sequence window:
- the LOC127806732 gene encoding V-type proton ATPase subunit G 1, translating to MDASRGQNGIQQLLAAEQGAQHIVNAARTAKMARLKQAKEEAEKEVAEFRAQMEAEFQRKVAESSGDSGANVKRLEQETDAKIHHLKTEAARISHDVVHMLLRHVTTVKN from the exons ATGGATGCCAGCAGGGGCCAGAATGGAATTCAACAGCTGTTGGCCGCAGAGCAAGGAGCTCAGCACATAGTCAATGCTGCAAGAACTG CAAAAATGGCTAGACTAAAACAAGCCAAGGAGGAGGCAGAAAAGGAGGTTGCTGAATTTCGTGCACAGATGGAAGCTGAGTTTCAAAGAAAGGTTGCTGAG AGTAGTGGGGACTCTGGTGCTAATGTGAAACGTCTTGAACAAGAAACAGATGCAAAGATCCATCATCTAAAGACAGAGGCTGCAAGAATTTCTCACGATGTTGTCCACATGCTTTTGAGACATGTCACAACTGTGAAGAACTAA